One genomic segment of Vibrio sp. SCSIO 43136 includes these proteins:
- the rpoD gene encoding RNA polymerase sigma factor RpoD: MDQNPQSQLKLLVAKGKEQGYLTYAEVNDHLPQEIVDSEQVEDIIQMINDMGIQVVETAPDADDLMMSEAVADEDAAEAAAAALSSVESEIGRTTDPVRMYMREMGTVELLTREGEIDIAKRIEDGINQVQLSVAEYPGTISYILEQFDKVQAEELRLTDLISGFVDPDAEETAAPTATHIGSELSETELADEDGDLDDKESEDDEDEEEEDTGIDPELAADKFSELRNAYQNVQLIVNEKGHDAAQNSDAATELMDVFRQFRLIPKQFDYLVNELRTSMDRVRTQERLIMRFCVEQAKMPKKSFIALFTGNESSEAWLDEILASDKPYAEKIKSKEEEIRRSIQKLAAIESETSLPVQNIKDISRRMSIGEAKARRAKKEMVEANLRLVISIAKKYTNRGLQFLDLIQEGNIGLMKAVDKFEYRRGYKFSTYATWWIRQAITRSIADQARTIRIPVHMIETINKLNRISRQMLQEMGREPLPEELAERMQMPEDKIRKVLKIAKEPISMETPIGDDEDSHLGDFIEDTTLELPLDSATATSLRGATKDVLAGLTPREAKVLRMRFGIDMNTDHTLEEVGKQFDVTRERIRQIEAKALRKLRHPSRSETLRSFLDDQ; the protein is encoded by the coding sequence ATGGATCAAAATCCGCAGTCACAGCTAAAGCTACTTGTCGCAAAAGGCAAAGAGCAAGGCTATCTGACATACGCCGAAGTTAATGACCACCTACCACAAGAAATCGTTGATTCTGAACAGGTAGAAGACATCATTCAGATGATCAACGACATGGGTATCCAAGTTGTTGAAACAGCGCCCGACGCTGACGACCTAATGATGAGCGAAGCAGTAGCGGACGAAGACGCTGCTGAAGCTGCGGCGGCTGCGCTTTCAAGCGTAGAAAGTGAAATCGGCCGTACAACCGACCCAGTACGTATGTACATGCGTGAAATGGGTACTGTTGAACTACTGACACGTGAAGGCGAAATCGACATCGCTAAACGTATCGAAGATGGTATTAACCAAGTTCAACTATCGGTAGCTGAATACCCTGGCACTATCTCTTACATCCTTGAGCAGTTCGATAAAGTTCAAGCGGAAGAGCTACGCCTAACCGACCTGATCTCAGGCTTTGTTGACCCAGACGCAGAAGAGACCGCAGCTCCAACAGCAACGCACATCGGTTCAGAGCTTTCTGAAACTGAACTTGCTGATGAAGATGGTGACCTTGACGATAAAGAGTCTGAAGACGACGAGGACGAGGAAGAAGAAGATACTGGTATCGATCCAGAGCTTGCAGCTGACAAGTTTAGCGAGCTTCGTAATGCTTACCAGAATGTTCAACTGATCGTTAATGAAAAGGGTCACGATGCAGCGCAAAATAGCGATGCAGCAACTGAGCTTATGGACGTATTCCGTCAGTTCCGTCTGATCCCTAAACAGTTTGACTACCTTGTTAACGAACTGCGTACCTCTATGGACCGTGTTCGTACTCAAGAGCGCCTAATCATGCGCTTCTGTGTAGAACAAGCGAAAATGCCGAAGAAGTCTTTCATTGCCCTATTCACTGGCAACGAATCTTCTGAAGCATGGCTAGATGAGATCCTTGCGTCTGACAAACCATACGCTGAAAAGATCAAATCGAAAGAAGAAGAAATCCGTCGTAGCATCCAGAAACTGGCCGCTATCGAGTCAGAGACTTCTCTTCCGGTACAGAACATCAAAGACATCAGCCGTCGCATGTCTATCGGTGAAGCGAAAGCGCGCCGTGCGAAGAAAGAGATGGTTGAAGCGAACTTACGTCTGGTTATCTCGATCGCTAAGAAATACACCAACCGTGGCCTACAGTTCTTGGATCTTATCCAGGAAGGTAACATCGGTCTGATGAAAGCAGTTGATAAGTTTGAATACCGTCGTGGTTACAAGTTCTCGACTTACGCAACGTGGTGGATCCGTCAGGCGATCACTCGCTCTATCGCAGACCAAGCTCGTACGATCCGTATTCCGGTACACATGATCGAAACCATCAACAAACTGAACCGTATCTCTCGTCAGATGCTTCAGGAGATGGGTCGTGAGCCACTGCCAGAAGAGTTGGCAGAGCGCATGCAGATGCCAGAAGACAAGATCCGTAAGGTACTGAAAATTGCTAAAGAGCCAATCTCAATGGAGACACCAATCGGTGACGACGAAGATTCGCATCTAGGTGATTTCATTGAAGATACTACCCTAGAACTTCCACTAGACTCTGCAACAGCAACCAGTCTACGTGGCGCAACTAAAGATGTTCTAGCTGGCCTAACGCCTCGTGAAGCGAAAGTTCTGCGTATGCGTTTCGGTATCGACATGAACACTGACCACACTCTAGAAGAAGTTGGTAAGCAGTTTGACGTAACTCGTGAACGTATCCGTCAGATCGAAGCGAAAGCACTGCGTAAACTGCGTCACCCAAGCC